Proteins encoded together in one Solidesulfovibrio fructosivorans JJ] window:
- the sppA gene encoding signal peptide peptidase SppA: protein MPSANQSFASRRPGLFGLVIAVAAVILVLGIAAACGVFGHDEEGGSLLGAAEPRIGVVRIEGPIVAAEDVVAFIRKLREDKSVKGVVLRVNSPGGAFGPSQEMYMAVKKLRAVKPVVASFSAVAASGGYYAACPAGRIFANPGTITGSIGVMTQFANVRDLLQKLGIDFESLTTGKLKDAGSPFKPLTDDQRAYLKGLIDDLNKQFSGDVAKQRKLAKDAIAAIADGRAMTGARALELGLVDELGGQEEAVDYLKKETGLTGDVPLLKGPKKKTSLLEKLSSSLSLPDLRGMALVTVLSELANVQSLPQGR, encoded by the coding sequence ATGCCCAGCGCTAACCAATCCTTCGCTTCACGCCGCCCCGGACTCTTCGGGCTGGTTATTGCCGTGGCGGCCGTGATCCTCGTTTTGGGGATCGCGGCCGCTTGCGGCGTTTTTGGCCACGACGAGGAAGGCGGCAGCCTGCTTGGCGCGGCCGAACCGCGCATCGGCGTGGTGCGCATCGAAGGCCCCATCGTCGCCGCCGAGGACGTGGTGGCCTTTATCCGCAAGCTGCGCGAGGACAAGTCGGTCAAAGGCGTGGTTCTGCGCGTCAATTCCCCGGGCGGAGCCTTCGGCCCGTCCCAGGAAATGTACATGGCGGTCAAAAAGCTGCGCGCGGTCAAGCCGGTCGTGGCCTCCTTCTCCGCCGTCGCCGCCTCGGGCGGCTACTACGCCGCCTGTCCGGCCGGGCGCATCTTCGCCAACCCCGGCACCATCACCGGCAGCATCGGCGTCATGACGCAATTCGCCAATGTGCGCGACCTGCTGCAAAAGCTCGGCATCGACTTCGAATCCCTGACCACGGGCAAGCTCAAGGATGCGGGCAGCCCCTTCAAGCCCCTGACCGACGACCAGCGCGCCTATCTCAAGGGCCTGATCGACGACCTCAACAAGCAGTTTTCCGGCGACGTGGCCAAGCAGCGCAAGCTGGCCAAGGACGCCATCGCCGCCATTGCGGACGGACGGGCCATGACCGGGGCGCGCGCCCTGGAACTCGGCCTTGTCGACGAGCTCGGCGGCCAGGAAGAGGCCGTGGACTACCTGAAAAAGGAAACCGGCCTGACCGGCGACGTCCCCCTGCTCAAGGGCCCCAAGAAAAAGACGAGCCTGCTGGAAAAGCTGTCTTCTTCCCTGTCCCTGCCCGATCTTCGCGGCATGGCGCTTGTGACCGTGCTTTCGGAGCTGGCAAACGTCCAGTCCCTGCCTCAGGGACGCTGA
- a CDS encoding 30S ribosomal protein S1, which translates to MDKTPEMNANPNSDMEVNFEAALENYLNEDFGDLEEGSITQGVVVRIGKEHVLVDVNFKSEGQIPVSEFQDGAGELEVAVGDQIDVYVVSKNESEGTIYLSRERAKRMQLFDKLEEIQEKDDVITGRIVRRIKGGYTVDLGGVEAFLPGSHVDLRPVPDMDALVGQEFEFRVLKINRRRSNVIVSRRVLLEERRDSMRKDLLKTLEEGQVVTGRVKNITEYGVFVDLGGLDGLMHITDMSWKRIKHPKELVHLGDELELKVLSFDQEKQKVSLGMKQLVSDPWENIAGKYPEGTRLAGKVTNLVDYGAFVELEAGVEGLVHISEMSWTRKLRHPSQMVHVGDEVEVVVLSVDPEKKRISLGMKQVRPNPWDIVAEKYPEGTILEGSVKNITEFGIFIGIEDGIDGLIHVSDISWTKKVRHPGEMFKTGDIVMAKVLTVDKENEKFTLGIKQLSEDPWTRVPDTYPVGTMVKGTVTNITDFGLFVEVEEGIEGLVHVSEISRKKVKTPAELYKEGDEIEAKVIHVSADERRLGLSIKSIKDEEDKRKAKEFRTAGPSDTGSNLGELLRQKLEEDAQR; encoded by the coding sequence ATGGACAAAACCCCGGAAATGAATGCCAACCCTAACTCGGATATGGAAGTCAACTTCGAGGCCGCGCTCGAAAACTACCTCAATGAGGATTTCGGCGACCTGGAAGAAGGTTCCATCACCCAGGGCGTCGTGGTGCGTATCGGCAAGGAGCACGTCCTCGTCGACGTGAACTTCAAGTCCGAAGGCCAGATTCCCGTCAGTGAATTTCAAGACGGCGCCGGCGAGCTCGAAGTGGCCGTCGGTGATCAGATCGACGTCTACGTCGTCTCCAAGAACGAATCCGAAGGCACCATCTACCTGTCCCGCGAGCGGGCCAAACGGATGCAGCTTTTTGATAAGCTCGAGGAAATCCAGGAAAAAGATGACGTCATCACCGGTCGGATCGTGCGCCGCATCAAGGGCGGCTACACCGTCGACCTTGGTGGCGTCGAAGCGTTCCTGCCCGGCTCCCACGTCGACCTGCGGCCCGTGCCCGACATGGACGCCCTGGTCGGCCAGGAGTTCGAATTCCGCGTTCTGAAGATCAACCGCCGCCGCAGCAACGTCATCGTTTCGCGCCGCGTGCTGCTCGAGGAACGCCGTGATTCCATGCGCAAGGATCTGCTCAAGACCCTCGAGGAAGGCCAGGTCGTCACCGGCCGGGTCAAGAACATCACCGAGTACGGCGTGTTCGTCGACCTCGGCGGTCTCGACGGTCTCATGCACATCACCGACATGTCCTGGAAACGCATCAAGCACCCCAAGGAGCTTGTGCACCTCGGCGACGAACTGGAACTGAAGGTCCTGTCCTTCGACCAGGAGAAGCAGAAAGTTTCTCTCGGCATGAAGCAGCTCGTGTCCGACCCCTGGGAAAACATCGCCGGCAAGTATCCCGAAGGCACCCGCCTCGCCGGCAAGGTCACCAACCTGGTCGACTACGGCGCTTTCGTCGAGCTCGAGGCCGGCGTCGAGGGCCTGGTCCACATCTCCGAGATGTCCTGGACCCGCAAGCTGCGCCACCCGAGCCAGATGGTCCACGTCGGCGACGAGGTCGAGGTCGTGGTCCTTTCCGTCGATCCCGAGAAGAAGCGCATCTCGCTCGGCATGAAGCAGGTGCGGCCCAATCCCTGGGATATCGTGGCCGAGAAGTACCCCGAGGGCACCATCCTTGAGGGTTCGGTGAAAAACATCACCGAATTCGGCATCTTCATCGGCATCGAGGACGGCATCGACGGCCTGATCCACGTCTCCGACATCTCCTGGACCAAAAAGGTCCGCCACCCCGGCGAGATGTTCAAGACCGGCGACATCGTCATGGCCAAGGTCCTTACCGTGGACAAGGAAAACGAGAAGTTCACCCTCGGCATCAAGCAGCTTTCCGAGGATCCCTGGACCCGCGTGCCCGACACCTACCCGGTCGGCACCATGGTCAAGGGCACGGTGACCAACATCACCGACTTCGGCCTCTTCGTCGAGGTCGAGGAAGGCATCGAGGGCTTGGTCCACGTCTCGGAGATCAGCCGCAAGAAGGTCAAGACCCCGGCCGAGCTGTACAAGGAAGGGGACGAGATCGAAGCCAAGGTCATCCACGTCAGCGCCGACGAACGCCGCCTGGGCCTGTCCATCAAGTCCATCAAGGACGAAGAGGACAAACGCAAGGCCAAGGAATTCCGCACCGCTGGTCCGTCCGACACGGGCAGCAACCTTGGCGAGCTCCTCCGTCAGAAGTTGGAAGAGGATGCCCAGCGCTAA
- the rimO gene encoding 30S ribosomal protein S12 methylthiotransferase RimO, with translation MAHTYKVHAVSLGCPKNRVDTETALGALPFRTVMVDDPAAADLVVVNTCAFIAPAVEESVGAILELAATIRECSPRPRLAVMGCLPARYGEELREGLPEVDIWGLPTELDLIPGRLATALGADADAPAGRRSSTPPSYAYLKIAEGCDHACRYCTIPAIRGKLASRPIDGLITEAKGLIDQGARELVLVAQDVTAYGRDLGMKEGLKALLEKLLPLPGLSWLRLLYLYPSGVTESLLSFLAGAGRPFVPYFDIPFQHVHPEMLAAMARPKAADADTIVDRVRKHFPDAALRSTFIVGLPGEKKAHFEALLAFVKRTRLMHVGVFPYHREDGTPAATMPGQVRRDVKERRMAAIMAAQKEISADLLERYAGTEQEVLVDAVHGEWPGLHIGRCWFQAPEIDGVTYVSGPGVAPGAMVSATIEETKDYDVVALS, from the coding sequence ATGGCCCACACATACAAAGTTCACGCCGTAAGCCTCGGCTGTCCCAAAAACCGCGTGGACACCGAAACCGCCCTCGGCGCCCTGCCCTTCCGCACAGTCATGGTGGACGACCCGGCCGCGGCCGATCTGGTCGTGGTCAACACCTGCGCCTTCATCGCCCCGGCAGTGGAGGAATCCGTAGGCGCCATCCTGGAGCTGGCCGCGACCATCCGCGAGTGTTCCCCAAGGCCCAGGCTCGCGGTCATGGGCTGTCTGCCGGCCCGGTACGGCGAGGAGCTGCGGGAGGGCCTGCCCGAAGTCGACATCTGGGGCCTGCCGACCGAGCTCGACCTGATTCCCGGCCGCCTGGCCACGGCGCTCGGGGCCGACGCCGACGCCCCGGCCGGACGCCGAAGCAGCACGCCCCCTTCCTACGCCTATCTCAAGATCGCCGAGGGCTGCGACCACGCCTGCCGCTACTGCACCATCCCCGCCATCCGGGGGAAACTGGCCAGCCGGCCCATCGACGGGCTTATCACCGAGGCCAAGGGGCTCATCGACCAGGGGGCCAGAGAGCTGGTGCTCGTGGCCCAGGACGTGACCGCCTACGGCCGCGACCTCGGCATGAAGGAAGGCCTCAAGGCGCTTTTGGAAAAGCTCCTGCCGCTGCCCGGCCTTTCCTGGCTGCGTCTGCTTTATCTCTACCCGTCCGGCGTGACCGAGTCCCTGCTCTCTTTCCTGGCCGGCGCGGGGCGGCCGTTCGTGCCCTATTTCGACATCCCCTTCCAACACGTCCACCCGGAGATGCTGGCCGCCATGGCCCGGCCCAAGGCGGCGGACGCGGACACGATCGTCGACCGCGTGCGCAAGCATTTCCCGGACGCGGCCCTGCGCTCCACCTTCATCGTGGGGCTGCCGGGCGAAAAGAAGGCCCATTTCGAGGCCCTGCTCGCCTTCGTTAAGCGCACGCGGCTCATGCACGTGGGCGTCTTTCCCTACCACCGCGAGGACGGCACCCCGGCGGCGACCATGCCGGGGCAGGTGCGCCGGGACGTCAAGGAACGCCGCATGGCCGCGATCATGGCCGCCCAAAAGGAAATCAGCGCCGATCTTCTGGAGCGATACGCCGGCACCGAACAGGAGGTTCTCGTGGACGCGGTCCACGGCGAATGGCCGGGCCTGCACATCGGCCGCTGCTGGTTCCAGGCCCCGGAGATCGACGGGGTGACGTACGTTAGCGGCCCCGGCGTCGCGCCCGGAGCCATGGTCAGCGCCACCATCGAGGAAACCAAGGACTACGACGTGGTGGCGCTGAGCTAG
- a CDS encoding two-component system sensor histidine kinase NtrB, translating to MRIDPELPPRLCLFGDGRQLLDCFELVRQAGVRGPGSAFDGMELAAAPADGDATPAGQARELGIGWTEDVSALLESESSGLVVLVTEGVGLPCALPEGWRILAPEDARLLFTVASRAAEVQACRPDMARARRLLANLFDNMDDEIALLAPDGTLLDANANLSRRLERPREELVGLPAQEAFPDFPDLDAPGEAGAPSVHAALAEGRKASRDGSRVDRRGRLRYFRTAFYPVPGPSGRPDHVAVLRRDITHDVFLERRLQKSERLAAIGELSMFISHEIRNPLFAIAGFANALLRAKDLGEASREKASIILSESRRLDEILKDITNFARPTVSRPGEVDLADVARRTTALMRHALESQGITVTLDLSPNAPVARGDPETLTQCLVNCLKNAMEAMPDGGHIMVSTGLRDGRALLSVTDDGPGIPPDILPQVFNPFFTTRDKRAGLGLAMTKKILEDLGGSVELESVPGNGTTVVLSLPPYLELSPEEV from the coding sequence ATGCGCATCGACCCCGAACTGCCGCCCCGCCTTTGTCTTTTTGGCGACGGCCGACAACTTCTCGATTGTTTCGAACTGGTCCGGCAGGCGGGCGTGCGCGGTCCGGGCAGCGCCTTCGACGGCATGGAGCTTGCCGCCGCCCCGGCCGACGGCGACGCGACCCCGGCCGGACAGGCCCGGGAACTCGGCATCGGTTGGACCGAGGACGTTTCGGCTCTGCTCGAAAGCGAGTCCTCGGGCCTGGTCGTCCTCGTGACCGAGGGCGTGGGCCTGCCCTGCGCGCTGCCTGAGGGCTGGCGCATCCTGGCGCCCGAAGACGCCCGCCTGCTTTTCACCGTGGCCTCGCGCGCCGCCGAGGTCCAGGCCTGCCGGCCGGACATGGCCCGGGCCAGACGCCTGCTGGCCAACCTCTTCGACAACATGGACGACGAGATCGCGTTGCTCGCTCCGGACGGGACGCTCCTCGACGCAAACGCGAATCTGTCCAGACGCTTGGAACGGCCCCGGGAGGAACTCGTCGGCCTGCCGGCGCAGGAGGCCTTTCCGGATTTTCCTGATCTGGACGCTCCTGGAGAGGCGGGCGCGCCTTCTGTCCATGCCGCCCTGGCAGAGGGACGCAAGGCCAGCCGCGACGGGTCGCGGGTCGATCGGCGCGGACGGCTGCGCTATTTCCGCACCGCCTTTTATCCCGTGCCCGGCCCGAGCGGTCGGCCGGACCATGTGGCCGTGCTGCGCCGCGACATCACCCACGACGTCTTTCTGGAGCGCCGGCTGCAAAAATCCGAACGCCTGGCCGCCATCGGCGAGCTGTCCATGTTCATCTCCCACGAGATCCGCAATCCGCTTTTCGCCATCGCCGGTTTCGCCAACGCCCTGCTGCGGGCCAAGGACCTGGGCGAAGCCAGCCGGGAGAAGGCCTCCATCATTCTGTCCGAATCGCGGCGGCTGGACGAAATCCTCAAAGACATCACCAATTTCGCCCGCCCCACCGTGTCCAGGCCCGGCGAGGTCGATCTGGCCGACGTGGCCCGGCGCACCACGGCGCTCATGCGCCATGCCCTGGAGAGCCAGGGCATCACCGTCACCCTCGATCTCTCGCCGAACGCGCCCGTGGCCCGTGGCGATCCCGAGACGCTGACCCAATGCCTGGTCAATTGCCTCAAAAACGCCATGGAAGCCATGCCGGACGGCGGCCACATCATGGTATCCACCGGGCTGCGCGATGGCCGCGCCCTGCTCTCCGTCACCGACGACGGCCCCGGCATCCCCCCGGACATCCTGCCCCAGGTGTTCAATCCCTTTTTCACCACCCGCGACAAACGCGCCGGCCTGGGACTCGCCATGACAAAGAAGATACTGGAAGACCTGGGCGGCAGCGTGGAATTGGAAAGCGTTCCGGGAAACGGCACCACCGTGGTCCTTTCCCTGCCCCCGTACCTGGAACTGTCCCCCGAGGAGGTTTGA
- a CDS encoding XTP/dITP diphosphatase — MDRLATAAPTQVVLATRNKGKIKELNALLMPLGVRVVGLDAFPDIGDIPETGETFLDNARIKAQAVCKATGLVSLADDSGLCVDALSGAPGVHSARFSGEHASDAANNAKLLAAMAHVPERDRTCRFVSVVVAACPDGRELTAEGTWEGRVLAAPAGNGGFGYDPLFFDSTAGKSSAELTPEEKNARSHRGKALAKLVAAWPGFWGEE; from the coding sequence ATGGACAGGCTCGCCACGGCCGCGCCGACCCAAGTGGTGCTGGCCACCCGTAATAAGGGAAAAATAAAGGAATTAAACGCGCTGCTTATGCCGCTCGGCGTGCGCGTCGTCGGGCTCGACGCCTTTCCGGACATCGGCGACATCCCCGAGACCGGGGAGACGTTTCTGGATAACGCCCGCATCAAGGCCCAGGCCGTGTGCAAAGCCACCGGCCTCGTCAGCCTGGCCGACGACTCCGGGCTGTGCGTGGATGCGCTTTCCGGCGCGCCGGGCGTGCACTCGGCCCGCTTCTCCGGCGAACACGCCAGCGACGCCGCCAACAACGCCAAGCTGCTCGCCGCCATGGCCCATGTGCCCGAACGCGACCGGACCTGCCGCTTCGTATCCGTGGTCGTGGCCGCCTGCCCCGACGGCCGGGAGCTGACGGCCGAAGGGACCTGGGAAGGCCGCGTGCTCGCCGCGCCGGCCGGGAACGGCGGTTTCGGCTACGATCCGCTTTTTTTCGACTCCACGGCCGGCAAATCCTCCGCCGAACTGACGCCTGAGGAGAAAAACGCCCGCAGCCATCGCGGCAAGGCCCTGGCCAAGCTGGTCGCGGCCTGGCCGGGATTTTGGGGAGAAGAATAG
- a CDS encoding SH3 domain-containing protein, which yields MKAKIANTLGLLLLLTVLGVGCSVSIDLTPPPPAGYVRVVGADSVNVRVCPSPGCDVRTVVYRGQAVRVYEYQNGWARIVVSDSGVPGWMDARYLRMP from the coding sequence ATGAAAGCGAAAATTGCGAACACCTTGGGGCTGCTGCTGTTGCTGACGGTCCTCGGCGTGGGATGCAGCGTTTCCATCGACCTGACGCCGCCGCCGCCGGCCGGATACGTGCGCGTTGTGGGCGCGGATTCGGTCAACGTGCGGGTCTGCCCGTCTCCGGGCTGCGACGTGCGCACCGTGGTCTACCGGGGCCAGGCCGTGCGGGTCTATGAATATCAAAACGGCTGGGCGCGCATCGTGGTGTCGGATTCCGGCGTTCCCGGCTGGATGGACGCCCGCTACCTGCGCATGCCGTAG
- a CDS encoding MBL fold metallo-hydrolase produces MKLTIVVDNNTLIDRYLLGEPGFSLLLRDGGRRVLFDCGYSDVLCKNAARLGIDLGELDVVALSHGHLDHTWGLAHLLSLFNDRACEGRVGSRPLLVAHPDAFLPKRVSGMFIGSMVSETALGDHFTMRLTREPLRLTDWLFFLGEIPRRIPFEAPTPLGVRVTLKGAVPDLLPDDSALAYLGKKGLVIITGCAHAGICNIVAHAREVTGERRVSAIIGGLHLHDAAPDRIDAVAAWLAEAGVAALYPCHCTGFAATLALSRVLPVNEVGAGLSLTFD; encoded by the coding sequence ATGAAGCTGACCATTGTTGTGGACAACAATACGCTCATTGACCGCTACCTGCTCGGCGAGCCCGGCTTTTCCCTGCTGTTGCGCGACGGCGGCCGGCGGGTGCTTTTCGATTGCGGCTATTCCGACGTGCTGTGCAAAAACGCCGCCCGGCTCGGCATCGACCTGGGCGAACTCGACGTGGTCGCCCTGTCCCACGGCCACCTGGACCATACTTGGGGCCTGGCCCATCTGCTCTCCCTTTTCAACGACCGCGCCTGCGAGGGCCGCGTCGGTTCCCGGCCGCTCCTGGTGGCCCATCCCGATGCCTTTTTGCCCAAACGCGTCAGCGGCATGTTCATCGGCTCCATGGTCTCCGAGACAGCCCTGGGCGACCACTTCACCATGCGCCTGACCCGCGAGCCCTTGCGCCTGACGGATTGGCTCTTTTTCCTGGGCGAGATTCCCCGCCGCATTCCCTTCGAAGCGCCGACGCCCCTCGGCGTGCGCGTCACGCTCAAGGGCGCGGTCCCGGACCTGCTCCCCGACGATTCCGCCCTGGCCTATCTTGGGAAAAAAGGTCTCGTCATCATCACCGGCTGCGCCCATGCCGGCATTTGCAACATCGTCGCCCACGCCCGGGAAGTGACCGGCGAACGGCGCGTGTCGGCCATCATCGGGGGGCTGCACCTCCACGACGCCGCGCCCGACCGCATCGACGCCGTGGCCGCCTGGCTGGCCGAGGCCGGCGTCGCCGCCCTCTATCCCTGCCACTGCACCGGGTTCGCCGCCACCCTGGCCTTAAGCCGGGTCCTGCCCGTAAACGAAGTCGGTGCGGGCTTGTCCCTCACCTTCGACTAA
- the glgB gene encoding 1,4-alpha-glucan branching protein GlgB, with product MWDAKPPRHDVSRLTDQDIYLFKQGNHFDLPEKLGSQALTVEEEPGVHFAVWAPNAKTVSVIGDFNGWEPGKHLMAPRQDASGIHECFIPGLGKGAHYKYHIESSVGDYRADKGDPYAFYWETSPSTASIVWDLDYQWNDATWMASRHEKNGFSAPVSIYEVHLGSFRRVHEDRYRSLSYLEMADHLTEHVLRCGFSHVEFLPIMEHPFFGSWGYQTLGYFAPTSRFGSPQDFMALIDRLHQNGIGVVLDWVPSHFPTDGHGLSFFDGTHLYEHADPKKGYHPDWNCYIFNTGRYEVREFLISSALFWLKNYHIDALRVDAVASMLYLDYSRREGEWIPNIHGGRENLDNIAFLRRLNEMVYSRFPGCETMAEESTSWPMVSRPPYLGGLGFGMKWNMGWMHDTLRYFSRDPIFRKYHHGELTFSIWYAFSENFILALSHDEVVYGKGSLLRKMPGDDWKRFANLRLLYGYMFGHPGKKLLFMGGEFGQWQEWNHDAEPQWELLDSPPHQGVMQWVADLNRVYKEETALHQRDFKPEGFEWIDYRDAEASVLAFLRRGKDPADVLLVALNFTPVPRASYRIGVPIPGLWTELLNSDSKLYGGSGLGNAGAVMAEEIESFDHPYSLNLTLPPLAVVFLRPAR from the coding sequence ATGTGGGACGCCAAGCCGCCCAGACACGATGTTTCCCGCTTAACAGACCAGGATATCTATCTTTTCAAGCAGGGCAACCACTTCGACTTGCCGGAGAAGCTCGGCTCGCAAGCCCTGACCGTGGAAGAAGAACCGGGCGTTCATTTCGCCGTCTGGGCCCCCAACGCCAAAACCGTGTCCGTCATCGGGGACTTCAACGGCTGGGAGCCGGGCAAACACCTCATGGCCCCGCGCCAGGACGCCTCGGGCATCCACGAATGCTTCATCCCCGGCCTCGGCAAGGGCGCGCACTACAAGTACCACATCGAATCGAGCGTGGGCGATTACCGGGCCGACAAGGGCGATCCCTACGCCTTCTACTGGGAAACCTCGCCGAGCACCGCCTCCATCGTCTGGGACCTCGACTACCAGTGGAACGACGCGACCTGGATGGCCTCGCGCCACGAGAAAAACGGGTTTTCCGCGCCGGTTTCCATCTACGAGGTGCACCTCGGCTCGTTTAGGCGCGTCCACGAGGACCGCTACCGGTCCCTGTCCTACCTGGAGATGGCCGACCATCTTACCGAACACGTGCTGCGCTGCGGTTTTTCCCACGTGGAGTTCCTGCCCATCATGGAGCACCCTTTCTTCGGCTCCTGGGGCTACCAGACGCTTGGCTACTTCGCCCCCACCAGCCGTTTCGGCTCACCCCAGGACTTCATGGCGCTCATCGACCGGCTCCACCAGAACGGCATCGGTGTCGTCCTCGACTGGGTGCCCTCCCATTTTCCCACCGACGGCCACGGCCTGTCCTTTTTCGACGGCACCCACCTCTACGAGCACGCCGACCCCAAAAAGGGCTACCACCCGGACTGGAACTGCTACATCTTCAATACCGGCCGCTACGAGGTCCGCGAGTTCCTCATCTCCAGCGCCCTGTTCTGGCTCAAGAACTACCACATCGACGCCCTGCGCGTGGACGCCGTGGCCTCCATGCTCTACCTCGACTATTCCCGCCGTGAGGGCGAATGGATTCCCAACATCCACGGCGGCCGGGAGAACCTGGATAATATCGCCTTCCTGCGACGCCTCAACGAAATGGTCTACAGCCGCTTCCCCGGCTGCGAAACCATGGCCGAGGAATCCACCTCCTGGCCCATGGTGTCGCGTCCCCCATACCTCGGCGGACTCGGGTTCGGCATGAAGTGGAACATGGGCTGGATGCACGACACCCTGCGCTACTTCTCCCGCGACCCGATCTTTCGCAAATACCACCACGGCGAACTGACCTTCAGCATCTGGTACGCCTTTTCGGAGAATTTCATCCTGGCCCTGTCCCACGACGAGGTGGTCTACGGCAAAGGCAGCCTGCTTCGGAAAATGCCCGGCGACGACTGGAAACGCTTCGCCAACCTGCGCTTGCTCTACGGCTACATGTTCGGCCATCCCGGCAAGAAGCTGCTTTTCATGGGCGGCGAGTTCGGCCAATGGCAGGAATGGAACCACGACGCCGAACCGCAATGGGAATTGCTCGACTCCCCCCCGCACCAGGGGGTCATGCAATGGGTCGCGGACTTAAACCGGGTCTACAAGGAAGAAACCGCCCTGCACCAGCGCGATTTCAAGCCCGAAGGCTTTGAATGGATCGATTACCGCGACGCCGAAGCCAGCGTCCTGGCCTTTCTGCGGCGCGGCAAAGACCCCGCCGACGTGCTGCTCGTGGCGCTCAACTTCACCCCCGTGCCGCGCGCCAGCTACCGTATCGGCGTGCCTATCCCCGGCCTGTGGACCGAACTGCTCAACAGCGATTCCAAGCTCTACGGCGGCTCCGGCCTCGGCAACGCCGGCGCGGTCATGGCCGAGGAAATCGAAAGCTTCGACCACCCCTATTCCCTCAACCTTACCCTGCCGCCTTTGGCCGTTGTGTTTCTGCGTCCGGCCCGGTGA